The Eleginops maclovinus isolate JMC-PN-2008 ecotype Puerto Natales chromosome 24, JC_Emac_rtc_rv5, whole genome shotgun sequence genome contains a region encoding:
- the LOC134861033 gene encoding actin-related protein 3: MAGRLPACVVDCGTGYTKLGYAGNTEPQFIIPSCIAIKESAKVGDQAQRRMMKGVDDLDFFIGDEAIDKPSYATKWPIRHGIVEDWDLMERFMEQIIFKYLRAEPEDHYFLLTEPPLNTPENREYTAEIMFESFNVPGLYIAVQAVLALAASWTSRQVGERTLTGTVIDSGDGVTHVIPVAEGYVIGSCIKHIPIAGRDITYFTQQLLREREVGIPPEQSLETAKAVKERFSYVCPDLVKEFNKYDTDGSKWIKQYTGINSISKKEFTIDVGYERFLGPEIFFHPEFANPDFTQPISEVVDEVIQNCPIDVRRPLYKNIVLSGGSTMFRDFGRRMQRDLKRTVDARLKMSEELSGGKLKPKPIDVQVITHHMQRYAVWFGGSMLASTPEFYQVCHTKKDYEEIGPSICRHNPVFGVMS; this comes from the exons ATGGCTGGTCGGCTACCGGCTTGTGTTGTTGACTGTGGCACGGG GTACACAAAGCTTGGTTATGCAGGGAATACAGAACCACAGTTCATCATACCTTCAT GTATCGCAATCAAAGAATCAGCCAAGGTTGGAGACCAGGCCCAGCGCAGGATGATGAAGGGCGTGGATGATCTGGACTTCTTCATCGGGGATGAAGCCATCGACAAACCATCATATGCAACAAAG tggcCCATCCGTCACGGAATAGTGGAGGACTGGGACCTGATGGAGAGATTCATGGAGCAGATCATCTTCAAGTATCTGCGGGCAGAACCTGAAGACCACTACTTTCTTTTG ACGGAGCCTCCCCTCAACACACCAGAAAACCGAGAGTACACCGCAGAGATCATGTTTGAGTCCTTCAACGTCCCGGGTCTCTACATTGCTGTTCAG GCTGTCCTGGCGCTGGCTGCCTCCTGGACATCCAGACAGGTGGGGGAACGGACGCTGACGGGGACTGTGATTGACAGCGGGGACGGAGTCACACACGTCATCCCAGTG GCCGAAGGCTACGTCATCGGTAGCTGCATCAAGCACATCCCCATCGCTGGCCGAGACATCACGTACTTCACCCAACAGCTGCTGAGGGAGCGAGAGGTGGGGATTCCTCCAGAACAATCCCTGGAGACGGCTAAAGCTGTCAag GAGCGGTTCAGCTACGTGTGCCCTGACCTGGTTAAGGAGTTCAACAAGTACGACACAGACGGCTCCAAGTGGATCAAGCAGTACACCGGCATCAACTCCATCTCAAAGAAAGAGTTCACCATCGACGTGGGCTACGAGCGCTTCCTGGGGCCCGAGATCTTCTTCCACCCTGAG TTTGCCAACCCAGACTTCACCCAGCCGATCTCAGAGGTGGTGGACGAAGTGATCCAGAACTGCCCCATCGATGTCAGACGTCCTCTGTACAAG AACATCGTGCTGTCCGGTGGCTCCACCATGTTCAGGGACTTCGGCAGACGCATGCAGAGGGACCTGAAGAGGACTGTGGACGCACGGCTGAAGATGAGCGAAGAGCTGAGCGGCGGCAAGTTGAAG CCCAAGCCCATCGACGTGCAAGTCATCACTCATCACATGCAGAGGTACGCCGTCTGGTTCGGAGGATCAATGCTGGCTTCTACT ccCGAGTTTTACCAAGTGTGCCACACCAAGAAAGACTACGAGGAGATCGGCCCGAGCATCTGCCGCCACAACCCCGTGTTCGGAGTCATGTCTTAG
- the LOC134860730 gene encoding ly6/PLAUR domain-containing protein 1-like, which produces MLLLVFATLFGVLLNAGDALQIQCYQCEEMKQNDCSTPEYIVNCTVNVQDMCQKEVLVKPDGIHYRKSCATSGACLISSSGYQQFCTGRLNSVCISCCNTPLCNGPRRKRPVPSVATSNRPPLSLCLTFLLLPILPRT; this is translated from the exons ATGCTTCTTCTCGTTTTTGCGACTTTATTTGGAGTCCTTCTCAACGCAG GAGATGCCCTTCAGATCCAGTGCTACCAGTGTGAGGAGATGAAGCAAAATGACTGCTCCACGCCGGAGTACATTGTCAACTGCACCGTCAACGTTCAGGACATGTGCCAGAAGGAGGTGCTGGTCAAACCCGATG GAATACATTACCGGAAGTCCTGCGCCACCTCTGGGGCTtgcctcatctcctcctctggaTACCAGCAGTTCTGCACCGGCAGGCTGAACTCGGTGTGCATCTCCTGCTGCAACACCCCGCTCTGCAACGGGCCCCGGAGGAAGCGCCCCGTCCCTTCAGTGGCCACGTCCAATCggcctcctctctccctctgcctcacCTTCCTCCTGCTGCCAATCCTCCCCCGGACGTAG